The Mustelus asterias chromosome 23, sMusAst1.hap1.1, whole genome shotgun sequence genome window below encodes:
- the jpt2 gene encoding jupiter microtubule associated homolog 2 isoform X1: MTSTNTFQGLEDKANSSRVLKPPGGASSNIFGVPDVPSTKPHKMASNIFGPPEETSLPKRSNPPGGKSSGIFSEAEPVPSQSPAVSVDQQSNDHLGEPAVVRVHPNKPKDANIFSTDADEELKAEEHEKQECEEKKDEEKPKEPTVDDYEPHLGPRPRSHNKVTQPPGGRSTLSLF, translated from the exons CAGAGTACTCAAACCACCTGGTGGTGCTTCCAGTAACATATTTGGTGTCCCTGATGTGCCATCCACTAAACCCCATAAGATGGCATCCAACATCTTTGGTCCTCCCGAAGAAACATCATTGCCAAAGAGATCTAATCCTCCGG GTGGAAAAAGCAGTGGTATTTTCAGCGAAGCGGAGCCCGTTCCTTCACAATCACCTGCTGTTTCAGTTGATCAACAGAGCAATGACCACTTGGGGGAACCAGCTGTAGTTCGAGTGCATCCAAATAAACCAAAG GATGCAAACATATTCTCTACTGATGCAGATGAGGAATTGAAAG CTGAAGAGCATGAAAAACAAGAATGTGAAGAGAAGAAAGATGAAGAAAAGCCAAAGGAGCCCACAGTGGATGACTATGAACCTCATCTCGGTCCACGTCCACGATCCCATAACAAGGTTACCCAACCTCCTGGTGGCAGATCAACACTCTCCTTGTTCTGA
- the jpt2 gene encoding jupiter microtubule associated homolog 2 isoform X2 produces the protein MTSTNTFQGLEDKANSRVLKPPGGASSNIFGVPDVPSTKPHKMASNIFGPPEETSLPKRSNPPGGKSSGIFSEAEPVPSQSPAVSVDQQSNDHLGEPAVVRVHPNKPKDANIFSTDADEELKAEEHEKQECEEKKDEEKPKEPTVDDYEPHLGPRPRSHNKVTQPPGGRSTLSLF, from the exons AGTACTCAAACCACCTGGTGGTGCTTCCAGTAACATATTTGGTGTCCCTGATGTGCCATCCACTAAACCCCATAAGATGGCATCCAACATCTTTGGTCCTCCCGAAGAAACATCATTGCCAAAGAGATCTAATCCTCCGG GTGGAAAAAGCAGTGGTATTTTCAGCGAAGCGGAGCCCGTTCCTTCACAATCACCTGCTGTTTCAGTTGATCAACAGAGCAATGACCACTTGGGGGAACCAGCTGTAGTTCGAGTGCATCCAAATAAACCAAAG GATGCAAACATATTCTCTACTGATGCAGATGAGGAATTGAAAG CTGAAGAGCATGAAAAACAAGAATGTGAAGAGAAGAAAGATGAAGAAAAGCCAAAGGAGCCCACAGTGGATGACTATGAACCTCATCTCGGTCCACGTCCACGATCCCATAACAAGGTTACCCAACCTCCTGGTGGCAGATCAACACTCTCCTTGTTCTGA